From the Spiroplasma alleghenense genome, one window contains:
- a CDS encoding Rid family detoxifying hydrolase gives MKIIKTNTAPEAIGPYSQAIEIKDSILYTSGQLGFNLGTFDLPNSIEEQTKNALSHIDGILKSSGYDKSNVIKVLILLADINDFNVVNQIYADYFKEHKPARSAFQVAALPKNGLIEIEIIASK, from the coding sequence ATGAAAATTATAAAAACAAATACGGCACCAGAAGCCATTGGACCTTACTCTCAAGCTATAGAAATTAAAGATTCAATTCTTTATACCTCAGGTCAGTTAGGTTTTAATTTAGGAACTTTTGATTTACCAAATTCAATTGAAGAACAAACCAAAAACGCATTAAGTCACATTGATGGAATATTAAAAAGTTCAGGTTATGATAAAAGTAATGTTATTAAGGTTTTGATTCTACTAGCAGATATTAATGATTTTAATGTAGTTAACCAAATCTATGCTGACTACTTTAAAGAACACAAGCCAGCAAGGAGTGCTTTTCAAGTAGCCGCTTTGCCAAAAAATGGTTTAATAGAAATTGAAATTATAGCAAGCAAATAA
- a CDS encoding carbohydrate kinase family protein, with protein MANKILCIGEALVDIYQVNDSYKVNPGGAPFNVACSLGRLESEVYFYGAIGDDDYGKIILDNLELHKVENDFVQILNSQKTTQALVSLDKNGERNFEFISGADQYLEPTNFDEKFSKVNLVHFGSATGLMEGELFKAYQNLLKWSLEKNLKISFDPNFRDKLWNGKETEFETKALNFFKVADFVKFSEEELDMLFEGDDLNAKLINANKLNPKALICVTLGEKGTKYIYKNQLKNIESTSVKAVDTTGAGDAFAAMMLNQLNKSQNWEKLDFNEIVRVANQFACQAVKHQGALTFLNHLGE; from the coding sequence ATGGCAAATAAAATATTATGTATTGGAGAAGCTTTAGTAGATATTTACCAAGTCAATGATTCTTATAAAGTAAATCCTGGAGGAGCTCCTTTTAATGTGGCTTGCAGCTTAGGTCGGTTGGAAAGTGAAGTATATTTTTATGGAGCAATTGGAGATGATGATTATGGAAAAATAATTTTAGACAATTTAGAATTGCATAAAGTTGAAAATGATTTTGTGCAAATATTGAATTCTCAAAAAACTACCCAAGCCTTGGTTAGTTTAGATAAAAATGGAGAAAGAAATTTTGAATTTATAAGTGGAGCTGATCAATATTTAGAACCAACTAATTTTGATGAAAAATTTAGCAAAGTTAATTTAGTACATTTTGGAAGCGCCACAGGATTGATGGAAGGTGAACTATTTAAAGCTTATCAGAATTTATTGAAATGAAGCCTTGAAAAGAACTTAAAAATATCTTTTGACCCCAACTTCCGTGATAAGTTATGAAACGGTAAAGAGACAGAATTTGAAACTAAAGCCTTGAACTTTTTTAAAGTTGCAGATTTTGTTAAATTCAGTGAAGAAGAATTAGATATGCTATTTGAGGGTGACGATTTAAATGCTAAATTAATTAATGCAAATAAATTAAATCCTAAAGCCTTAATTTGTGTAACTCTTGGTGAAAAAGGCACAAAATATATTTACAAGAATCAATTGAAAAATATTGAATCAACTTCAGTTAAGGCGGTTGACACAACCGGTGCTGGAGATGCTTTCGCTGCAATGATGCTAAATCAATTAAACAAAAGCCAAAATTGAGAAAAATTAGACTTTAACGAAATTGTTAGAGTGGCAAATCAATTTGCTTGCCAAGCCGTTAAACATCAAGGGGCTTTAACTTTTTTAAATCATTTGGGTGAATAA
- a CDS encoding glycoside hydrolase family 32 protein — MSDKYKKISNKDLTDFEKYHKLKIYDWYNNQFHLSGFSGLVNDPNGLVYFQGVYYIFMQNCPFSPEHQNKSWSLYTTRDFINYKYHGIVLTPSIKEDAFGVFSGSAFVWDNKLRFYYTGNIKYLENNTRSSYTIQAEFDFEKQIGIKKVLFKTDEKKFTGHFRDPVIHYNNNDNKFYMINGAQNLLEEGVIAIHETNSLEQPFEFKNIIKLDIFDNYMIECPNFFSIGDKKVLMVSPERNISFKDGSHKVYYQIGDFDKDYKKFKGITNWQELDGGYDFYAPQVFNNSDRNLLIGWNGNSSSEQKITYENMWSNNLTIVRELKLKDNKIIQTPVEEIKKLRIAPLKSFDNQVEYQNGLLEMLFENNNQDFEFEILNSNEEKIIFQYQNQVLKIDRSRCTKTDEESLPNKIILKQKISSMQLLVDRSSIEAFINNGENVISLRFYLMNHEFVKFKNLNPVFYQLKGYEIDYQNIVWKNQEIK, encoded by the coding sequence ATGTCAGATAAGTACAAAAAAATATCAAATAAGGATTTAACTGATTTTGAAAAATATCACAAATTAAAGATTTATGATTGGTATAATAATCAATTCCATTTATCAGGCTTTTCTGGACTAGTTAACGATCCAAATGGTTTAGTATACTTCCAAGGCGTTTATTATATCTTCATGCAAAATTGTCCATTTTCACCTGAACACCAAAATAAATCTTGAAGTCTTTATACTACCAGAGATTTTATCAATTACAAGTATCACGGAATTGTTTTAACTCCAAGTATTAAAGAAGATGCTTTTGGGGTGTTTTCTGGAAGTGCGTTTGTTTGAGATAATAAATTAAGATTTTATTATACTGGTAATATTAAATATTTAGAAAATAATACTCGTAGTAGTTACACTATTCAAGCCGAGTTTGATTTTGAAAAACAAATAGGTATTAAAAAAGTCTTATTTAAAACTGATGAAAAAAAATTCACCGGTCATTTCCGTGATCCAGTAATTCACTATAATAACAATGATAATAAATTTTATATGATTAATGGGGCCCAAAATCTTTTAGAAGAAGGTGTAATCGCTATTCATGAAACAAATTCATTGGAACAACCATTTGAATTTAAAAATATCATTAAACTAGATATTTTTGATAACTATATGATAGAATGTCCCAACTTTTTTAGTATTGGTGATAAAAAAGTTTTGATGGTTTCTCCTGAACGCAATATTTCCTTTAAAGATGGCTCGCATAAAGTTTACTACCAAATTGGAGATTTTGACAAGGATTATAAAAAATTTAAAGGAATCACCAACTGACAAGAACTAGATGGGGGCTATGATTTTTATGCACCCCAAGTTTTTAACAATAGTGATAGAAATCTTTTGATTGGTTGAAATGGTAATTCGTCTTCAGAACAAAAAATTACTTATGAAAATATGTGGTCAAACAACTTAACAATTGTTAGAGAATTAAAATTAAAAGATAATAAAATAATTCAAACCCCAGTTGAAGAAATAAAAAAATTAAGAATTGCTCCTTTGAAGTCTTTTGATAATCAAGTTGAATATCAAAACGGTTTATTGGAGATGTTGTTTGAAAATAATAATCAAGATTTTGAATTTGAAATTTTAAATTCAAATGAAGAAAAAATAATTTTTCAATATCAAAACCAAGTTTTAAAAATCGATCGAAGTCGATGTACCAAAACCGATGAAGAGAGCTTACCAAACAAAATTATTTTAAAACAAAAAATTAGTTCAATGCAATTACTAGTTGATCGCAGCTCAATTGAAGCATTTATCAATAATGGAGAGAATGTCATAAGTTTAAGGTTTTATTTAATGAATCACGAATTTGTTAAATTTAAAAACTTAAATCCAGTGTTCTATCAATTAAAGGGTTATGAAATCGATTACCAAAATATAGTATGAAAGAATCAGGAGATTAAATAA
- a CDS encoding GntR family transcriptional regulator, producing the protein MEKKWKIVFDYLLELIKTDQVKAGEALPSQNRLKTRFKYSDQPIRIAFDKLVSLNIVEAHQGKGFIVCEKTRNNILFSFSEMFPDAKSEYLKAELITIDKNLEKRTGFICGSKVYRVEVKRFLKDIDFIFQISWLNAKFFANFNFEILKQNGLMNFMKNHSKTKVSHAIKKIYFQKETDDLKISEWFNDNKTNQAIVDQGKVFDLYNEQIEYRESFYQPEFFKWEFIEWRK; encoded by the coding sequence ATGGAAAAGAAATGAAAGATAGTATTTGACTACTTATTAGAATTAATCAAAACCGATCAGGTTAAAGCAGGAGAGGCTCTACCCAGTCAGAATCGATTAAAAACTCGTTTTAAATACAGTGATCAACCAATTCGAATTGCTTTTGATAAACTTGTTAGTTTAAATATAGTTGAAGCGCATCAAGGAAAAGGTTTTATAGTTTGTGAGAAAACAAGAAATAACATCTTGTTTTCTTTTAGTGAAATGTTTCCTGATGCTAAAAGTGAATATTTAAAAGCGGAGCTAATAACGATTGATAAAAATTTAGAAAAGCGAACCGGATTCATTTGTGGGAGCAAGGTTTATCGAGTTGAGGTCAAAAGGTTTTTAAAAGATATTGATTTTATTTTCCAAATCTCTTGATTGAATGCTAAATTTTTTGCAAACTTCAATTTTGAAATTTTAAAACAGAATGGCTTAATGAATTTTATGAAGAACCATTCTAAAACCAAGGTCAGTCACGCTATCAAAAAAATCTACTTTCAAAAAGAAACTGATGATTTAAAAATCAGTGAATGATTTAACGATAATAAAACCAATCAAGCCATTGTTGATCAAGGTAAGGTTTTTGATTTGTATAATGAGCAAATTGAATATCGTGAAAGTTTTTATCAACCCGAATTCTTTAAATGAGAATTTATTGAATGACGTAAGTAA
- a CDS encoding PTS transporter subunit EIIC has product MKKLDWNLVAQEIVDNIGGFENIVEMFHCATRLRFVMKDDNLANLENLKKITYVKGYNKQDNQHQLIIGAGTVDKIYKGYQNIAGVSAVGSDLNVAGKTKLWNKEISWQSNCLQITKKGLNSFAAIFVPLIPIFIIGGMSLAFKSLFAQFLDVNNGFLQILDIIGGAILGSLPAFVGYTAAKKWGGNPFIGMSMGMILIAPALLNSYSNGAPVMLGFELGTPQSVIDAEVKNAFDQWLSNNNLTNNGLEPKEIVGYYFTIFSGVANNFFEIKLIGYQAQIIPVLLVLILSVNLEKGLRKITPEAIAIIVVPLVTVLFSTWIAFWLIGPLGQIIGKGLAIGITAVYKYTNYYGIGFGGMIFAGVYPLLVITGLHQGFLPIEAQLLMDSKLQYGHSFSFITPVACVSNIAQGTACLIAIFYIKNKQQKSTAASAVFGAHLGITEPAMFGVNLQIKPLLVAAIAGSACGGYWLGMTHTVANSLGSASWIGLVQFDWTNTEALKYFAANDIPATFSSLAPGIHVTIAMLISMGATAGFSFLLLNTKWGKNALVSFNGDELKVQTQQ; this is encoded by the coding sequence ATGAAGAAACTAGACTGAAATTTAGTTGCTCAAGAAATCGTTGATAATATTGGTGGATTTGAAAATATTGTTGAAATGTTCCATTGTGCAACACGACTACGTTTTGTTATGAAAGATGATAACTTAGCTAATCTTGAAAATTTAAAAAAGATTACTTATGTTAAAGGCTATAACAAACAAGACAACCAGCACCAATTGATAATTGGTGCCGGAACCGTTGATAAAATATATAAAGGTTACCAAAACATTGCCGGGGTTAGCGCTGTGGGTTCTGACTTAAACGTTGCAGGAAAGACCAAGTTGTGAAATAAAGAGATAAGTTGACAATCAAATTGCTTGCAAATTACTAAAAAAGGGTTAAATTCCTTTGCTGCTATTTTTGTTCCATTAATTCCAATATTCATCATTGGGGGAATGTCTTTAGCATTTAAATCTTTATTTGCTCAGTTCTTAGATGTTAATAACGGCTTCTTGCAAATATTAGATATTATTGGAGGAGCGATTCTTGGTAGTTTGCCTGCTTTTGTAGGATATACAGCTGCCAAAAAATGAGGGGGAAATCCATTTATCGGAATGAGTATGGGGATGATATTAATTGCTCCAGCCCTACTAAATTCGTATTCAAATGGGGCGCCGGTCATGTTGGGGTTTGAATTAGGAACTCCGCAAAGCGTTATTGATGCAGAAGTTAAAAATGCTTTTGATCAATGATTATCAAATAATAATTTAACCAATAATGGTCTAGAACCAAAAGAAATTGTTGGCTATTACTTCACAATTTTCTCTGGAGTTGCCAATAATTTCTTTGAAATTAAACTAATTGGATACCAAGCTCAAATTATTCCGGTGTTATTAGTTTTAATCCTTTCAGTTAATCTAGAAAAAGGATTAAGAAAAATTACCCCAGAAGCAATTGCTATAATTGTTGTGCCACTAGTAACCGTATTATTTTCAACTTGAATAGCATTTTGATTAATTGGTCCTTTGGGACAAATCATCGGAAAAGGACTTGCGATAGGAATCACAGCGGTATACAAATACACCAACTACTACGGAATTGGATTTGGGGGTATGATATTTGCTGGGGTATACCCATTATTGGTTATTACGGGATTACACCAAGGATTTTTGCCAATCGAAGCTCAATTGTTAATGGATAGCAAATTACAATATGGACACAGCTTTTCATTTATTACACCAGTGGCTTGTGTATCAAATATTGCACAAGGAACAGCATGTTTAATTGCCATTTTCTACATAAAAAACAAACAACAAAAATCAACTGCAGCTTCAGCGGTTTTTGGAGCCCACTTAGGAATAACCGAACCTGCGATGTTTGGAGTTAACTTGCAGATTAAACCGCTTTTAGTAGCAGCAATTGCTGGATCTGCTTGTGGGGGTTATTGATTAGGGATGACCCACACAGTGGCCAATAGCTTGGGAAGTGCTAGTTGAATTGGATTGGTGCAATTTGATTGAACAAACACAGAAGCTCTAAAATACTTTGCAGCAAATGATATTCCAGCGACCTTCTCAAGTTTAGCTCCGGGAATTCATGTAACAATTGCCATGTTGATTTCGATGGGTGCAACTGCGGGATTCTCATTCTTGTTGTTAAATACAAAATGAGGAAAAAATGCATTAGTAAGTTTTAACGGAGATGAGTTAAAAGTTCAGACTCAACAATAA
- a CDS encoding DUF3137 domain-containing protein: MKPNYEELRKTLSEDLKNIFIGENKKIKKPKFWLANIGAILLAPSFGILGAAAIFAIQGDFSEFFLEPAYLYIPALTFILGLGIVIFYIIKWPIFVKKMRNLIPLDRYYLMALNAKTNEKILSCSIDKEKYPSAYRLRNCLGVEKINNIWKSGLFLNIETEKHKISFGFEFYVDMGKMKGRHYLNYLQVTSTENFVENDLIFYTKKHNYSDASLSEINLESKEFNDEFNLYGLDQIEARKIMNPKVMKKILDYFKNSEQALPLLVVFKKTDIYMRLKTFKSEHSELIKMADFKFSNNLTQLESNIFDKVISEVEDLNSVLDFLRISDFI; this comes from the coding sequence ATGAAACCAAATTACGAGGAATTAAGAAAAACACTCAGCGAAGATTTAAAAAATATATTTATTGGGGAAAATAAGAAAATTAAGAAACCTAAATTTTGATTAGCTAATATAGGCGCAATTTTACTTGCTCCATCATTTGGAATTTTGGGAGCGGCAGCCATTTTTGCAATTCAAGGAGACTTTTCTGAGTTTTTTTTAGAACCAGCTTACTTATATATTCCAGCTTTAACATTCATACTAGGTTTGGGAATTGTGATTTTTTACATAATAAAATGGCCTATTTTTGTAAAGAAAATGAGAAATTTAATTCCATTAGATAGATATTATCTGATGGCTTTAAATGCTAAAACAAATGAGAAAATATTATCTTGTTCGATTGATAAAGAAAAATACCCGAGCGCCTACAGATTAAGGAACTGCCTAGGTGTAGAAAAAATTAATAATATTTGAAAAAGCGGATTATTTTTAAATATTGAGACAGAAAAACACAAAATTTCATTTGGTTTCGAATTTTATGTAGATATGGGCAAGATGAAAGGTAGGCATTATTTGAATTATTTACAGGTTACTTCAACTGAAAATTTTGTTGAAAATGACTTAATTTTTTATACAAAAAAACACAATTATAGTGATGCAAGCTTATCTGAAATTAATTTGGAATCTAAAGAATTTAATGATGAATTTAATTTATATGGTTTAGATCAGATTGAGGCTAGAAAAATAATGAATCCCAAGGTTATGAAAAAAATCTTAGATTATTTTAAAAACTCAGAGCAAGCTTTACCTTTATTGGTGGTTTTTAAAAAAACAGATATTTACATGCGTCTCAAAACTTTTAAAAGCGAACATTCAGAATTAATAAAAATGGCAGACTTTAAATTTAGCAATAATTTAACACAACTTGAATCAAATATTTTTGATAAAGTTATTAGTGAAGTTGAAGATTTAAATAGCGTTCTTGATTTTCTAAGAATTTCAGATTTCATTTAG
- a CDS encoding RDD family protein, which produces MTAAGFWRRLAATLIEMLLVAVTFGIYFIFKIIWFCKGQPNLGMRTLGLGYEPGKGKMLMLFLFMFIVTPLMYGASFGIVWIIDIVRICMKKGTFAEAWAQNFIVKTS; this is translated from the coding sequence TTGACAGCAGCAGGATTTTGAAGACGTTTAGCAGCAACGCTAATTGAAATGCTTCTAGTAGCAGTAACTTTTGGGATTTACTTTATTTTTAAAATTATTTGATTCTGTAAAGGACAACCAAACTTAGGAATGAGAACATTAGGATTAGGTTATGAACCAGGAAAAGGAAAAATGCTAATGCTTTTCTTATTCATGTTCATTGTTACTCCATTAATGTATGGGGCATCATTTGGAATTGTTTGAATTATTGATATTGTAAGAATTTGTATGAAAAAAGGTACTTTTGCTGAAGCATGAGCACAAAACTTCATCGTTAAAACTTCTTAA